Genomic segment of Nostoc sp. TCL240-02:
CTTATCAATGTTTCACAATAGAACTCAGCGTGTTCCAGGGCGCAAGTAATGACTAAAGCTAGCCCGTTAGTATGGGCTTCCATCATGATGCTCACAGCTTGGGGTTGGGTAAGGCTAGGTACAGTGGATATTAGTGACTGTACAACATGCTCCATAGAGTTGTAGTCGTCGTTATGGAGCAAAACGCGATACCGAGGCGCTAGCTTACGGGTTGTGGAAGGCTTTTGAATAGTTTCAACTGACACGGCTCTTTGCTCTTTTCTTGTTGATTCACTACTACAAAGTGTCTGTGTAGCGATCGCTTAACAGTTATTTACCTATTCTATAGTATTTCTGTTCAGATACTATGCTATAAAAACCGCTCTACTTAGTTTTGCGTAGCCACTTGTGAAGCAGATGTCTGAGACATAGTTGCCGTGAGAGTGCTACCCTAATCTTACAGAAGCTTCCTTAAACGTAGCGCATTCTCATTTTTAAGATTAAGGAAGTTGCAAAATCATCCTTGCCCCTGCCCAAACTCCATAATCATGGACATTAGCCTAGATTTTCTTCAACCAGGACAAATTGTGTCTTTAGAGCATGGCGACAGAAATCTGTATGCAGAAGTCATTCAATTTGTAGTTTCCCGCCAGTTGTGCTGGGTGCGTCCTTTACTAATGGTTACTTTGATTCAAGAATCGCCGCTAATTACCGATTTGCGAGATGCGTCTGACTTGCTTTGGCCTGCAAATTTATTTCGACCAGCTTTAGACACAGAAGTAATTACCTTCTTGAGTCAAGTTTTAGCAAAAGAACCAAAAACTGAGCCTGACTCAGCCGCCAAGCAGCAACTTAATCAATTTATTCACCAACTATGGTCAGCATATCAATAGGCATACGGTAAAGGATATGACTAGAAGTTAGTTTATCTGGAGCGCCAACAGCCATACTGATGATATCAACTCCCTTCG
This window contains:
- the clpS gene encoding ATP-dependent Clp protease adapter ClpS, which codes for MSVETIQKPSTTRKLAPRYRVLLHNDDYNSMEHVVQSLISTVPSLTQPQAVSIMMEAHTNGLALVITCALEHAEFYCETLISHGLSSTIEPDE